A single genomic interval of Aureliella helgolandensis harbors:
- a CDS encoding carbohydrate-binding family 9-like protein has product MRFTTMRTLAFMLVAVAGPSAVAEDGLDPLKPTDIPWPPVPEAQVQRYTAFRAIAPITIDGKLDEATWQQAPRSPRFVDLIRGHRTVHETRAAVTWDAQNLYVAYWVEEPFVSAKITKRDDNVYNDNDVEFFLAFDNAYYEFEINALGTIYEGLFVWQSEYEKQGFSREPEIDRSRDGVKCISFNGVGFKNHPRGLRHAFLNWDYPNAQAAVAIDGTLNDGEDRDRGWTVELAFPWSGMKIVALGDERAIPPNSGDIWRMDFSRFNQFREAPPVRDSTGWAWSPHGCWDSHIPEVFPFVTFSTDAVPNPDVKIVE; this is encoded by the coding sequence ATGCGGTTCACCACCATGCGGACGCTGGCATTCATGCTGGTCGCAGTTGCCGGCCCCTCCGCCGTGGCAGAGGACGGGCTGGATCCGCTGAAACCGACGGACATCCCCTGGCCGCCGGTCCCCGAAGCTCAGGTCCAACGCTATACGGCCTTTCGAGCAATTGCCCCAATCACAATCGATGGCAAGCTGGACGAAGCGACCTGGCAACAGGCACCTCGCTCGCCGCGGTTCGTCGACTTGATTCGTGGCCATCGGACAGTGCACGAGACGCGAGCCGCCGTCACATGGGACGCTCAGAATCTGTACGTCGCCTATTGGGTCGAAGAGCCTTTTGTTTCCGCCAAGATTACGAAGCGAGACGACAACGTTTACAACGACAACGACGTCGAGTTCTTTTTGGCATTCGACAACGCCTACTATGAATTCGAAATTAATGCTCTGGGAACGATCTACGAAGGGCTGTTTGTCTGGCAGAGCGAGTATGAAAAACAGGGCTTCTCCAGGGAGCCGGAAATTGACCGCTCGCGCGACGGTGTCAAATGCATCTCTTTCAACGGCGTGGGCTTCAAAAATCATCCTCGAGGATTGCGGCACGCGTTTCTGAATTGGGACTACCCGAATGCTCAAGCTGCAGTCGCCATCGACGGAACGTTGAATGACGGCGAAGATCGTGATCGCGGGTGGACGGTCGAACTGGCATTTCCCTGGTCCGGCATGAAGATAGTTGCTCTCGGGGACGAGCGTGCGATTCCCCCGAATTCTGGGGATATTTGGCGGATGGACTTTTCACGGTTCAATCAGTTCCGAGAAGCTCCGCCGGTACGCGATTCAACCGGATGGGCATGGAGTCCTCATGGATGTTGGGACTCGCACATCCCAGAAGTGTTTCCGTTTGTTACATTTTCGACCGATGCTGTCCCCAACCCAGATGTGAAGATTGTAGAATAG
- a CDS encoding purple acid phosphatase family protein yields the protein MKPLRNSHLFFATLAGLCLLGSSLAVADAPLEGTKPAQWRVLWTDDPATTATVSWSTAARGENHTVRYRKRNSDEQNSIQLADSGRYTGGEFELYYHHARLSELEPSTAYEVQMVSDSEQSPVFYFVTAPATTRPFSILHGGDSRSDQDARRRVNTMIAEMVASSYDNDDEADDILALAHGGDYIVSGTKMDLWSMWLSDHELTTGPDGRLLPLIPARGNHDKGKPFNEVFGFPEDDLNYYSISIGPDVRFVTLNSETSTAGDQAQWLAEELSQSRKSHCWLLTQYHRPVYPAVKEPGAGLKSWVPLFEKFNVDLVCEADGHNIKRTVPIRNGKHDETGVVYIGEGGMGVPQRTPKPERWFLQEPGMADQGHHIFVLTFQDATLTGKCVLEGGKVRDEFSRTARAQPLTQ from the coding sequence ATGAAACCGCTACGGAATTCCCACCTCTTTTTTGCAACCCTCGCGGGGCTTTGCCTCCTGGGCAGTTCCCTGGCGGTTGCAGACGCTCCGCTGGAAGGCACCAAGCCAGCGCAATGGCGAGTCCTGTGGACGGATGATCCAGCCACCACGGCGACCGTTTCATGGAGTACAGCAGCACGCGGGGAAAACCATACGGTTCGCTATCGCAAAAGGAACTCCGATGAGCAAAACTCTATCCAACTCGCCGATTCGGGCCGGTACACCGGAGGTGAATTCGAACTTTATTATCACCATGCTCGGTTGAGCGAACTGGAACCCTCGACGGCCTATGAGGTTCAAATGGTCAGTGACTCGGAACAGTCGCCCGTATTTTATTTCGTGACTGCACCAGCCACCACGCGTCCATTCAGTATCTTGCACGGAGGGGATTCGCGTTCGGACCAAGATGCACGGCGGCGGGTCAACACGATGATCGCTGAGATGGTAGCCTCCTCGTATGACAACGACGATGAAGCTGACGACATCCTGGCATTGGCGCATGGCGGGGACTACATCGTCAGCGGCACGAAAATGGATCTCTGGTCGATGTGGCTATCGGACCATGAACTGACCACCGGACCGGACGGGCGCTTGCTGCCGTTGATTCCAGCCCGCGGAAACCATGACAAGGGTAAGCCGTTTAACGAAGTATTTGGATTCCCCGAAGATGACTTGAATTATTACAGCATCAGCATCGGACCCGACGTTCGATTTGTCACGTTGAATTCTGAAACCAGCACCGCAGGCGATCAGGCCCAATGGCTCGCCGAAGAACTTTCCCAATCGCGAAAGAGCCATTGCTGGCTGTTGACGCAGTACCATCGTCCGGTGTATCCCGCCGTTAAGGAACCGGGAGCGGGACTAAAGAGTTGGGTTCCTCTCTTCGAAAAATTCAATGTCGACCTTGTCTGCGAAGCGGATGGGCACAACATTAAGCGCACCGTGCCGATACGCAATGGCAAGCATGATGAAACTGGAGTCGTCTACATTGGCGAAGGGGGCATGGGTGTGCCACAGCGGACGCCCAAGCCGGAACGCTGGTTCTTGCAAGAGCCAGGCATGGCCGACCAAGGGCACCACATCTTCGTCCTTACGTTCCAGGATGCGACGCTCACGGGCAAATGCGTTTTGGAAGGAGGCAAGGTCCGCGACGAATTCTCGCGCACCGCCCGAGCTCAGCCGCTCACGCAATAA